AGACCAAGCCAATCTTTCATTCTCTAGCAACAAATTTGTTTGAAAGCTACGTCTGCTGAAATAGATTTAGTAGGTCATTTGGAAAAACTACAATAGTTCATACTCCTGGAAATAGTTTAAAAATGTAACACTTCTTCAAAGAAATGACAATGGAACTCATCATTGCAATACAGCTATTCTTCCATAGCATCTCCACCTTCAATTACCTCTACCACCTCTCTTAGTGGTGTAATCTTTGTAAGAAGAACTTCTGTAAGCACAACAATTCAACTGACAATATTAGTAAAGCCCAGGCAGAATGCAAAGCATTTGAAAGAAACAAACTTGTACTTTTTAACAAGATATATCTCAGTTGCATTGGAGGTTGACAAGTATGAAAACATTGCAAACAACAATTGCGCCttagtcccaaacaagttgggatcGGCTATGTGATTCTTCACTGACCAAGTATGAGAACACTAACCAGTCCTTTTAGGGAATGAGTAACCCTTCTGTGGATAGGTGCGAGGATTAGGCAACATATGATTCCTCAAGTACTCCGTGTGCCCCTAACAATCACCAGTAGAAGTTTTAAAACGATATGCTAACCAAATATTACATGCTTTATGTATAATAAGCAGAAAATTCTGTCATTGCTTGCTAATGGAGATCAAACCTTTGTTATTATACAGATATCAACGTTGCTTCCACTACCAAGATCATTGAACGCCCCAGACAATATGGCCTCTGCTACTAGCTTTATCCCTTCATCTTTCTGCACCAAAATTCCACAACATTTAATAATTTACAATGTATATATAGAGGCCAAATCCAGTGGACTAAACGTAGCTGCAGGAAATGAGCTTACACTTAACCCTTCCCGGTATTTCGACTCAAAGATTGCCATCGCTGCAAGGGAACCAGAACCCATTGTAGCATATGGCAGAGTATCAGTTGATCCATGTGGATAAATCTGAGAACAGGCAATTGACCAGCAACATTCAGGATTTCTACAAtgggaaaaataataatatacTAAAGCGACTCCAACACAAGACCACTCACAGTATGCAGATGTGGTCCTGTGACATCAACCCCACCAAGGACCAAAGCAGCTGAGACGTAGCCCTGGTAGCTGGTTAAGAGTCATAGTTAGGCCTCTGttttatcaatttaattgcatGCAAAGATGTTATTCTATCACGAAGCAACATTAAAATATAAGCACACCTGAAAAGATGAGTCTTCAAAAGAGTAAGAGCTGTCACAACCCTGGATTCACGACCAGTGTGATACCTATGAAGCTTCAGTTGGGAACTGACCATGTCTATAAAATAGCAGTTGCTACTTAAGGTATGAGAGAGAAATAGAGAGACAAGGATTTGAAACTTGAGAAGAGATGTTATTATTACAAACAGAAATACATGGATATCAAACTCAATTACCAGTCACTGCCTCAGTATCAGCAGCTGTCCCTGCTCCACAGCAATATATGTTAGGGGCCATGTAATGAATCTTCTCACAGTTCTTATCAGCAACAATGGGTCCTTCAGTCGCTCGTGTGTCTGCTCCAAGAATGACACCATCCTGAACACAAAACACTAAGCTGTTAAATAAGAATCACTTCCAAAGTCTGCTGGTACAACATGCAGCAATCGTGGATAATTGTATGAATTGGATACCCCAAAAGGCCATCTTTTCCTGGCAAAAGATTTAAAGAAGTTGATCAAACGTAACTTCATGAGTCTGCTGATCCCCCATGCAGGTTCTTACGAATAATCAATCAGACGAGACATTCATAAAAGCAACATCACCATAAAGGGAAAAAATGACGATGAAGGTATATCAAAAGATACTgtaaaaaggagaaaaagaaagaaaaacatgtCGGATTGGCAAAGACTTACTGACCAATATCATTCAGCAATGCCGTTAACTATGTATATGGTTCTTAATTTCATATATGGAAGATAGCCCCAAGCCAATAGCTGTTGTATCCCTAAAGGCCGAGGGCGGTGGCTTTCTTGTGGTTGTAATTGCAAAGTCATTCTATTTTGGAATTCTTGTTCCTGCAGCTGAGAAGTCTCAAGCTACACCCTTCTATAACACCTTGCCCCTTAATGATAACATAAGCTCCAGAATTAGCGGATAACCCAGTCCTTTCTTTGCTTGTAGTATGGAATGGAGCTACTTCTGCCGCAAAGTTCAAACTAGACTCAGTGCTTGGCAAGGGGATTTGGTAGGTTTTTGCAATTATGTCTATCATATTAAGAggggtttcatctcatttctttttttaattaagtAAAATGGGTTTCGTCTTACTTTTTTAGAGCTACTCGTATAGTgttccaattggagaaaaataatAGTGGAACGAGTTAACAAGGCAAAGTACACAAGCTATAAGTCCCAGACTCCAAATTCCAAACGTTAACGTAGAAACATACTTTATGGTTGATGGCTCTGCTTTTCACAATATGCATGCCATTGCCGGATTGTAATAACGAACCCTGAGTTGTCAAAGATAAAAAGACAAAAGCTCTCCCCACTTTCTTGTTTTCCCCAAATAAcaatttcttctttgttttaCCTTCTCTGTCACATTATGTCTATATATTGGCCATTGGTAGGCTATGACTCTACCTTCCAaagaatagaaagaaaaaaaatcctCCAGGCCACCAAATATCTCCTTTCGTATAATACGAGTCTCTTTGCAATTTAGGTTGAAAGATCTATATCCCACCTTACTACATGTAATTAACCGGTTCAGATTTGAAAACTCTACCATTTATGGAAAGGTGATATATAATCTAAACTTTAAAATAAGAGAAAATACCAAATTTGTCCCTGAACTATGCAAAATGGTCTAGATATGTCCTCCGTTAATAGTTGGGGTCAATTGTGCCCTTGCCGTTACGAAAGTCAACATATATGCCCTTATTGACAACCAGAACATTTGTTGGATCTAACTAGCATCTAAAAACTTTATTTAGCACCCAAGGCTGCCATGTGTTCCCCACTTGGCCAACTAGTAATGGTTGCCATATCTAGACCATTTCGCAAAATTTAGGGGCAAATTtgatccttttttattttttttcactcACTGTCCTTCATCTTCCAAAAAATCACTTCATACACCAATCTTCTCAGTTAAAGTTTCTTCTCCGTTGCATAACTAACTCCTCAAACACCTCTTTAAACAAATCCTAATAGAAAAGAAGATGCGGCACCAAACCTCACACTATCTCTTTTTTCAGTCCACCACAATATACCGCAAAAACCTTGGTCCCACAATTTCATTCCACGGCACCACCATAACCTCATTCATCAACCATCAATAGACCTCTGTTGATCCCTCACAAAAAAAAACCTCACTTCAAAACAGCCGAGAGGACACCAACGACCTTCTTCCATTTGCCTCTGTTCTCCCTTTTCCAAAACCCTTTCCAAAAAGACAGCCACAAAGACCCACTGAAAAAAACTCCACCATGGCAAAAAACCATCATTGCGAACTACTATCACCAacgaaaaactattttttttgccATGTTTCCCTGATAGAACCAGATCAGCGAGAAGCCCAACAGCAACAACCATCGACCACTTTTTCACTATCTTCTTCACCTTCCTCCTCCACTCCAAAAGTACTAAACCTTTCTCACCATCATCATTTTCTCACCTAAAAAATGCCACACCAAGTACCACATCTCACCGCCCTTCCCCACCACACGATGTTCAACGAAAAGACAAAAAATCACCATAATCAACACCTTATCATAACCACAGAACTCACCATAGAAATCTTTTCTCGCCAAAAGCAAACTTCGTCAACAAGACACAGAGAGCCATTATAATATCTCATCAAAAATCATCTTTGAATGTGTAAGTTGGAGATGGTTAGAGAAAAGACTCTAGTTAGAAAAATAGGTGTTAGAAATGGAGTGTTTTGAGGAGTTGGTATtgtgattatggtattgtgatgaAGAAGGATTCTTGGCTAGGATGTGAGGTAGTTTTTCAGGAAGATGAAGGACAACGAGCGAAATGAAAAAGGTCAAATTCGCCCCTAATTTTGCAGAATGGTCTAGATATGCCCACCATTAATATTTTGCAATGTACGAAACACGTGGCAGCCCCAGGTGCTAATAAAAGTGCTTAGATGCTGAATAGATACAACTAATGCTACATCTATCAATAAGGGCATGTGTACCATTTTTGTAACGAAAAGGGCATACCTGAATCCAACTATTAATGGAGGGCATATCTAGAGTTCTAGACCATTTCACATAGTTCAAAGGTAAATCCGAACCTTTTCCTTTAAAATAAGCATAAAAGGATTTTAGTAGTTATTGTGATTTGCACAAGCAGCAAGATCTCCAAAATACAGATTTTGAGGAGCATTATGCCTTGCTATCCATAAACGTTGCATTGTATTTTTAACAACTGATATAGGATTTACTGTCTTAGCATAGATATGCTTACATCTGCTGATGTAGGTTAGGAAgatcaaaaataattatttttaataaggaaaaaataaTAAACGGTCAATTCATGGTTTGAAATTTCACTAACAACTTGGTGAGAGTTTGTCAACCACTCCCTCCAAAGGACCCTAAGGACAGGTATGGCCAAGATCTCCATGGTTGATCTATAAAACATAGCATGAAAATTACGAACTCCATATTTCaaagcaaaaaaaataaaaggaaagacaAGAAGAAAGCTTGGGCCACAAATGCAATATTTTCTTGGTGTACTAAGCAATATTTTCTTCAATCACTCCTCTTCTTTGTGTCCCTCTAAACAAGGCAGTTGGAATCAAATGGAAGAAAATATCTTCCAGCAGTATGTAACATTATGAATCCTTCATTATGAATAGTATACAAAactcatctttctttctttctttccatTCTTACTCCAAATTTGGTAGAGGATTTTTGATAAAAAGAGACAAGTTTTCGATGGAAAGGTAAAGTTGTTTTGCCCACACAATTTCCTCGTAGAAAAGTCCTATTAACATATGCTGCCAATAGCCAAATGTTAGATACTAGTAGCAGAATATTCAGGCTAAATATATAACCTATGCATGTATATTTTAATAGAGACAAGTTAATATGTATGACTATTTTTACCTTAAGAAACTTCAGAAGCAATGGAGCCACTCTCTCATGTAGT
This region of Nicotiana tomentosiformis chromosome 4, ASM39032v3, whole genome shotgun sequence genomic DNA includes:
- the LOC104096086 gene encoding proteasome subunit beta type-7-A-like; the encoded protein is MASKATTDVPMNGGFSFDLCRRNEMLVNKGLRGPSFLKTGTTIVGLIFQDGVILGADTRATEGPIVADKNCEKIHYMAPNIYCCGAGTAADTEAVTDMVSSQLKLHRYHTGRESRVVTALTLLKTHLFSYQGYVSAALVLGGVDVTGPHLHTIYPHGSTDTLPYATMGSGSLAAMAIFESKYREGLSKDEGIKLVAEAILSGAFNDLGSGSNVDICIITKGHTEYLRNHMLPNPRTYPQKGYSFPKRTEVLLTKITPLREVVEVIEGGDAMEE